Below is a window of Dehalococcoidales bacterium DNA.
GGCTATGGAGAAAGTGTCGCTACACTCCGGTATCGGTAGTCCTTTGCCGGGGGCTGTAGTATAATCATACCAGGTTTGAGGGTCAGGGGGCGGCTGAGTCCCGGTGGGCTTCGCGGACTTCAAATCCGTTGGGGGGCACTAGCCTGTCTCTGGTGGGTTCGACTCCCATGCGCCCCCGCCAGCTCTCTCGCTTAATACTGCTTAGCTTTTTCATTTTTCTACCCTCTTCTGGCTTGCTTTTCCTCTTTATAATCTTTATAATCCCGGCTGAGGAATATCAAAAAGAAGTATTGACATCTCTCCCGGGCGGGTTTACAATCACTTCGCTATTTGAAGGGGTTATCCAAAAAGGAGGTGTCAGATGTCCGCAGATCAGATCAAAAAAAGGATGAGAGAGTTTAAGGATGCCATGGAATCCAGGGATGTGGAGAGGATATTGTCTTTCTTTACCGAGGATGCTGAGTGGCAGGCGCCTGAAGGAACATTCAAGGGTAAGGAACAGATGAGGCGCTACATAACCTGGAACAAGCAGATGATACCGGACCTCAAGATGACCGAGTCGGGTGTCAAGATTGTGGTAGAGGGTGAGATAGGGGTTTACGATCACGTGCTGTCGGGTACTGTCGATGGCTCCAAATGGTCGACACTGGCACTGTGTGTCTATCAATTTGCCGGCGAGAAACTCAAGGGCATTAGAAGTGTCTATGACCGGCTGGCGATAGCCAAACAGGTATCTAAGGGTGCCATGGCGAAAATGGCCGTGAACGGTATCCTGAATAGTATGGAGAAAGGCCTGCACTAGC
It encodes the following:
- a CDS encoding nuclear transport factor 2 family protein, producing MSADQIKKRMREFKDAMESRDVERILSFFTEDAEWQAPEGTFKGKEQMRRYITWNKQMIPDLKMTESGVKIVVEGEIGVYDHVLSGTVDGSKWSTLALCVYQFAGEKLKGIRSVYDRLAIAKQVSKGAMAKMAVNGILNSMEKGLH